One Amycolatopsis sp. NBC_00355 genomic window carries:
- a CDS encoding ATP-binding cassette domain-containing protein — protein MIKAQGLARTFTAQGRTVEAVRGVDLDVGAGEIVAFLGPNGAGKTTTMRMLTTLIKPTAGTATIAGADLLTEPTSVRRHIGYVAQGGGTVEERKVSEELVLQGRLYGLNKTDATERAREISHQLDLDGLQERLTVTLSGGQRRRLDLALGMVHSPTLLFLDEPTTGLDPQSRAHLWSHIRRLRDEQGVTVFLSTHYLDEADALADRIQIIDNGVIVAEDTPDALKSRLLGDGVEVTVPEELADHAELVVAGLGSAERLRRDGATLHFQVAHSEEVLSPLVRALDQADIPLVALRVQRPTLDDVFFTLTGRSLREPAAAGLEPDGVTDAA, from the coding sequence ATGATCAAGGCCCAGGGGCTGGCCCGGACCTTCACCGCGCAGGGCCGCACGGTCGAGGCGGTGCGCGGGGTCGACCTGGACGTCGGCGCCGGCGAGATCGTGGCGTTCCTCGGCCCGAACGGCGCCGGGAAGACCACGACCATGCGGATGCTGACGACGTTGATCAAGCCGACGGCCGGCACGGCCACCATCGCCGGCGCCGACCTGCTCACCGAACCGACGAGCGTGCGCCGGCACATCGGCTACGTCGCCCAGGGCGGCGGCACGGTCGAGGAGCGCAAGGTCAGCGAGGAGCTGGTGCTGCAGGGCCGGTTGTACGGCCTGAACAAGACCGACGCGACCGAGCGGGCGCGGGAGATCTCGCACCAGCTCGACCTCGACGGCCTGCAGGAGCGCCTCACGGTGACGCTCTCGGGCGGCCAGCGGCGGCGGCTCGACCTGGCGCTCGGCATGGTCCACAGCCCGACGCTGCTGTTCCTCGACGAGCCGACCACCGGCCTCGACCCGCAGAGCCGCGCCCACCTGTGGAGCCACATCCGGCGGCTGCGCGACGAGCAGGGCGTCACCGTGTTCCTCTCGACGCACTACCTCGACGAGGCCGACGCGCTGGCCGACCGGATCCAGATCATCGACAACGGCGTGATCGTCGCCGAGGACACCCCGGACGCGCTGAAGTCGCGGCTGCTCGGCGACGGCGTCGAGGTCACGGTGCCCGAGGAGCTCGCGGACCACGCCGAGCTGGTCGTCGCCGGGCTGGGTTCGGCGGAGCGCCTGCGGCGCGACGGCGCGACCCTGCACTTCCAGGTCGCGCACAGCGAGGAGGTCCTGTCGCCGCTGGTCCGGGCGCTGGACCAGGCGGACATCCCGCTGGTCGCCCTGCGCGTCCAGCGTCCGACGCTCGACGACGTCTTCTTCACCCTGACCGGCCGGAGCCTGCGCGAGCCGGCCGCCGCCGGACTCGAACCCGACGGAGTGACCGATGCTGCGTGA
- a CDS encoding glycosyltransferase, with amino-acid sequence MSRDRRPILFVSSPDSGLINPQLVLAAELSRRDVPGLYFATSDNRREEVEAIGADGTGSTVAFRSLGAPIPELSSGAWDDETYAAVTQQSRWKAHKALMRQTFDTRFRNATYRALEEIVREVEPALMVIDSLLHAGFELAVTYGIPYVVSAPFSPSNLVNKLPKTFPAPHSGLPLDMTPQQRRENNAFRRRRGRLFIADSLLRKRVVEYVKSNKELGVSRLAAKYTSRIDQARLVFSYTLAELDYPLEVPEHFRMLGAILPPIPELPDEQDVKGWLDRHESVVYMGFGTVARLGATEVANLVEVVRRLYGDHSVLWRLPAAAHKLLPDDLPSNLRIEKWLPSQLDVLAHPHVRAHFTHGGGNGFVESLYFGKPLLTRPLFVDCYDQAVRGRDLGVGLVVDRPEIVDVDDTVAKLAEVLRNPEFTTRAREIARLQHEPGRGREAAADLLLSLVADEHTAPSPTPSARLAR; translated from the coding sequence ATGAGCCGAGATCGGCGCCCGATCCTCTTCGTCAGCTCGCCGGACAGCGGACTGATCAACCCCCAGCTGGTGCTGGCGGCCGAGCTGTCCCGGCGGGACGTTCCCGGCCTGTACTTCGCCACGAGCGACAACCGCCGTGAGGAGGTCGAAGCGATCGGCGCCGACGGGACCGGCAGCACGGTCGCGTTCCGCTCGCTCGGCGCGCCGATCCCCGAGCTGTCCTCGGGCGCCTGGGACGACGAGACCTACGCGGCCGTCACCCAGCAGTCCCGCTGGAAGGCGCACAAGGCGCTGATGCGCCAGACCTTCGACACCCGCTTCCGCAACGCGACCTACCGCGCGCTCGAGGAGATCGTCCGCGAGGTCGAGCCGGCGCTAATGGTGATCGACTCCCTGCTGCACGCGGGTTTCGAGCTGGCCGTCACCTACGGGATCCCGTACGTCGTCAGCGCGCCGTTCTCGCCGAGCAACCTCGTCAACAAGCTCCCGAAGACCTTCCCGGCCCCGCACTCCGGGCTGCCGCTGGACATGACGCCCCAGCAGCGCCGGGAGAACAACGCCTTCCGCCGCCGCCGAGGCCGTCTCTTCATCGCGGATTCGCTGCTGCGCAAGCGGGTCGTCGAGTACGTCAAGTCCAACAAGGAGCTGGGCGTGTCCCGCCTGGCCGCGAAGTACACCTCGCGCATCGACCAGGCCCGGCTGGTGTTCAGCTACACGCTGGCCGAGCTCGACTACCCGCTCGAGGTCCCGGAGCACTTCCGGATGCTCGGCGCGATCCTGCCGCCGATCCCGGAGCTGCCGGACGAGCAGGACGTCAAGGGCTGGCTCGACCGGCACGAATCCGTGGTGTACATGGGGTTCGGCACGGTCGCCCGGCTGGGCGCGACCGAGGTCGCGAACCTCGTCGAGGTCGTGCGGCGGCTCTACGGCGACCACTCCGTGCTCTGGCGGCTGCCGGCCGCGGCCCACAAGCTCCTGCCGGACGACCTGCCGTCGAACCTGCGGATCGAGAAGTGGCTGCCGTCGCAGCTGGACGTCCTCGCCCACCCGCACGTGCGCGCCCACTTCACCCACGGTGGCGGCAACGGGTTCGTCGAAAGCCTCTACTTCGGCAAGCCGCTGCTGACCCGCCCGCTGTTCGTCGACTGCTACGACCAGGCCGTGCGCGGCCGGGACCTCGGCGTCGGCCTGGTGGTCGACCGGCCCGAGATCGTCGACGTCGACGACACCGTCGCGAAGCTGGCCGAGGTGCTGCGGAACCCGGAGTTCACCACCCGGGCCCGGGAGATCGCCCGGCTGCAGCACGAGCCCGGCCGCGGCCGGGAAGCCGCCGCCGACCTGCTGCTGTCCCTCGTCGCGGACGAGCACACCGCACCCTCACCCACCCCGTCGGCCCGGCTCGCCCGGTGA
- a CDS encoding type I polyketide synthase translates to MASESQLRDYLKRVTADLHRSRQRVREFETAATEPIAVIGIGCRFPGGVCSPEQLWDLVAAGTDAIGPLPAGRGWDALLAGVDRSTVSLGDVDAWRGGFVDEPDRFDAGFFRISPREALAMDPQQRVLLEVTWEALERARIVPASLRGSRTGVFVGTNGQSYGKLLAASGETVEGHTGTGNTAAVLSGRIAYAFGFEGASVTVDTACSSSLVAAHWATQSLRSGECSLALAGGVTVMATPEAFAEFSKQGGLAPDGRCKAFADGADGVGWSEGAGILVLERLSDAQRHGHPVLAVLRGTAVNSDGASSGLTVPNGPSQQRVIRSALAASGLTTNDVDVVEAHGTGTKLGDPIEAQALLATYGKDRETPLLLGSVKSNFGHTQAAAGVAGIIKMVMAIRHGEVPRTLHAETPSSEVDWSAGAVTPVTEQVSWPETDRPRRAAVSSFGVSGTNAHTIVEQAPEPEPVEPATTAGPVAWFASARSETALRAQVERLLAATADSATAADVALSTAVTRAGFEHGLAAVGPDSATLREALRGWLGRGAAPGVTTASAIRGETAFLFSGQGAQHRDMGRRLSEVYPAFAAAFNEIVEKFPNLRDALGDDRIDRTEFAQPALFAFEVALARLLQSWGVRPDHVTGHSVGEIAAAHVAGVLTLDDACTLVAARARLMGALPEGGVMVAVRASEVDVQLVLEDGVDIAAVNGPESVVLSGVEDAVVAVAAKFAKHRRLRVSHAFHSVLMEPMLDEFRQVVAQLAFAAPRVPVVSAGDVTDPEYWVRQVRDTVRFGDALSRLTEAGVTRFAEIGPDAVLSGLVDAAVVVPLSRRDHDEDTTLVTGLAALHVGGGTVDWTAVLPGARLVDLPTYPFQRERYWPTLTVRAGNAAGLGLAAVRHPLLGAALDVAGTTESLLTGTLSLATQPWLAAHLDDGRITFPGNGFLELALRAARNLGCPEIAELTLTTPLVLGPSDALVLQVRVGSPEADGSRPIDVHSAPAGTDVPDWTHHATGTLAAGPGPEPAVLTEGAYRTDITLPDTLDGHFDLHPLLLGEALRACVADGEPAPEPRVWRGVSLHAQGVTRLRLRVAPLGDASVSLALLDSADRPVFVAGEVEFAGGTGLANLSGLAAGPVPRVAASPLAGNWADLGEADRTRAAEDLVRTTVAAVLGHGDTGAVGTGQPFTDLGFDSMMSVELRNRLTAATTLDLPATLVFDHPTPADVAQLLLAGLFGEAERSGPVRRTRARGDDPVVIVGMSCRYPGGVRSPADLWTMVSNGDDAVGPFPADRGWDLASLAAGASATTYGGFLDEIDRFDASFFGISPREALAMDPQQRQVLETSWEALEDAGIDPLGLRASATGVFVGTNGQDYASVLAGSDADVGAHAGLGNAASAVSGRVSYVLGLEGPSMTVDTACSSSLVALHLASQALRGGECSLALVGGVLVMSSANYFLGTSQQGGLAPDGRCKAFADAADGTGWAEGVGMLVVERLSDARRNGHEVLAVVRGSAVNSDGASNGITAPNGPSQRRVIRAALEDAGLSTSDVDVVEAHGTGTTLGDPIEAQALLATYGQDRENPLLLGSFKSNIGHTQAAAGVGGIIKMVQAMRHGVVPPTLHVDAPSSHVDWTTGAIELVTEPTPWPAAERPRRAGVSAFGVSGTNAHVVLEQAPAAPARKPDPEPAVVPWVLSAASRSALEAQAARLIETDSTPLAATGLALATHRAALHHRAVVVGADPAALRSGLTALAAGDEAGNVVEGTARDGGLALLFTGQGSQRLGMGRDLHARFPVFRDAFDEVCAQFEGPLSDVVFGDDAELLDTTGWAQPAIFALEVALLRLIESWGVRADHFAGHSIGEIAAAHGAGVLSLEDACTLVAARARLMQELPEGGAMIALRASADEVRPLLGPDVSLAAINGPASVVIAGTEAAAEAVAAHFGKARRITVSHAFHSPLMEPMLDDFAKVVAGLDLRVPRRAVVSAVTGRPERELLATAQYWVDHVRQTVRFGDVVADLAARGVTRFVEVGPDGVLSGMAAETLDDALLVPLLRAGRDEETTVVTALARLHADGVDVAWDAFFAGADARGVSLPTYPFAGERFWPQPAAVATPVESGGDEEFWAALDGADFTGLAAELDADADELARVLPALSARRKGHVDRTVTDGWRYRVDWQPLTATAAPRREDWLVAVPAALDGDERIDVIVDALGADTVRLVVDTPDRDVLHDRITALLESFPRPAGVLSLLALDEEPAVDTPSVPAGLATTAALVQALGDAGVDAPLWCVTTGAVRIGPADAAGSLAQAAVWGLGRVAAMEYPGRWGGLVDLPVDFDPRALTRLPATLAAAGEEDQLALRPGGAHVRRLVPAPAGAPVPDRAAVPKDGTIIVTGGTGALGGKLAHWLADEGAGHIVLTSRRGLDAPGARELADDLTAAGARVTVAACDVSDKTALAGLISGLPEEFPLRGVVHAAGVLDDCVVDAVDPGRFETVLRPKTAAALNLHELTADHDLSMFVLFASIAGTVGGPGQGSYAAANAVLDALAEQRARAGLAATSVAWGAWGEVGMAADPAIQERMRRSGAAALAPRRALLALGEALRRGDVSLTVADIDWSRYAPGMALMRMTHLLDGVPAARAAVEAARREPESTEESLVDELAAMSEPERVSTLSRAVRTAAAMILGHSSPDAIEPEAKFGGLGFDSLSAVEFRNLLARRTGLNLAQGIVFDHPTPLALAQYLRTELVPADRPAADPLTEELDRLERALAGAQLSDIRKDDLTRRLHGLLDGMRSDRVAGDVVLAASDDEMFDLLGKEFGIS, encoded by the coding sequence ATGGCTAGCGAGAGCCAGCTTCGTGACTACCTCAAGCGCGTCACCGCCGACCTGCACCGGTCCCGGCAGCGCGTGCGCGAGTTCGAGACGGCCGCGACCGAGCCGATCGCCGTGATCGGGATCGGCTGCCGGTTCCCCGGCGGCGTCTGTTCGCCGGAGCAGCTGTGGGACCTCGTCGCGGCCGGCACCGACGCGATCGGGCCGCTGCCCGCGGGCCGCGGCTGGGACGCGCTGCTCGCCGGCGTCGACCGCAGCACCGTCAGCCTCGGTGACGTCGACGCCTGGCGCGGCGGCTTCGTCGACGAGCCCGACCGCTTCGACGCCGGGTTCTTCCGCATCTCCCCGCGCGAGGCCCTCGCCATGGACCCGCAGCAGCGGGTGCTGCTGGAGGTCACCTGGGAGGCCCTCGAACGCGCCCGGATCGTCCCCGCGAGCCTGCGCGGCAGCCGCACCGGCGTCTTCGTCGGCACCAACGGCCAGAGCTACGGCAAGCTCCTCGCCGCGTCCGGCGAGACCGTCGAAGGGCACACCGGCACCGGCAACACCGCCGCCGTGCTGTCCGGCCGGATCGCCTACGCCTTCGGGTTCGAAGGCGCCTCGGTCACCGTCGACACGGCCTGTTCGTCCTCACTGGTCGCCGCGCACTGGGCGACGCAGTCCCTGCGCTCCGGCGAATGCTCCCTGGCTCTCGCGGGCGGCGTTACGGTGATGGCGACGCCCGAGGCGTTCGCGGAGTTCAGCAAGCAGGGCGGCCTCGCGCCGGACGGCCGCTGCAAGGCGTTCGCCGACGGCGCCGACGGCGTCGGCTGGTCCGAAGGCGCCGGGATCCTCGTCCTGGAACGGCTTTCCGACGCCCAGCGCCACGGCCACCCGGTGCTCGCCGTGCTGCGCGGCACCGCCGTGAACTCCGACGGCGCCAGCAGCGGCCTGACCGTCCCCAATGGACCGTCGCAGCAACGCGTGATCCGCTCCGCGCTCGCCGCGTCCGGCCTGACGACGAACGACGTCGACGTCGTGGAAGCCCACGGCACCGGCACGAAGCTCGGCGACCCGATCGAGGCGCAGGCGCTGCTGGCGACCTACGGCAAGGACCGCGAGACGCCGCTGCTGCTCGGGTCGGTCAAGTCGAACTTCGGCCACACCCAGGCGGCCGCGGGTGTCGCCGGGATCATCAAGATGGTCATGGCGATCCGCCACGGCGAAGTGCCGCGCACGCTGCACGCCGAGACGCCGTCGTCCGAGGTGGACTGGTCCGCCGGCGCCGTCACCCCGGTCACCGAGCAGGTGTCCTGGCCGGAGACCGACCGGCCGCGCCGCGCGGCGGTGTCGTCGTTCGGGGTCAGCGGCACCAACGCCCACACGATCGTCGAGCAGGCCCCCGAACCCGAACCCGTGGAGCCCGCGACCACCGCCGGTCCCGTGGCGTGGTTCGCTTCGGCCCGTTCCGAGACGGCGTTGCGGGCCCAGGTCGAGCGCCTTCTCGCCGCGACGGCCGACAGCGCAACCGCCGCCGACGTCGCTCTGTCCACGGCCGTGACGCGCGCCGGGTTCGAACACGGCCTGGCCGCCGTCGGCCCGGACTCCGCGACCCTGCGCGAAGCGTTGCGTGGCTGGCTCGGCAGGGGCGCAGCTCCCGGCGTCACCACGGCGTCCGCGATCCGCGGCGAGACGGCGTTCCTGTTCTCCGGCCAAGGCGCCCAGCACCGGGACATGGGCCGCCGCCTGTCCGAGGTCTACCCGGCCTTCGCGGCCGCTTTCAACGAGATCGTCGAGAAGTTCCCGAACCTGCGTGACGCCCTCGGCGACGACCGGATCGACCGGACCGAGTTCGCGCAGCCCGCGCTGTTCGCCTTCGAGGTCGCGCTGGCCCGCCTGCTGCAGTCGTGGGGCGTCCGCCCGGACCACGTCACCGGGCACTCGGTCGGCGAGATCGCCGCCGCGCACGTCGCCGGGGTCCTGACCCTGGACGACGCCTGCACGCTGGTCGCCGCGCGCGCCCGGCTGATGGGCGCCCTGCCCGAAGGCGGCGTCATGGTCGCCGTGCGTGCGTCCGAAGTGGACGTTCAGCTGGTGCTGGAGGACGGCGTCGACATCGCCGCCGTCAACGGCCCGGAGTCGGTTGTGCTCTCCGGTGTCGAGGACGCGGTCGTCGCGGTCGCCGCGAAGTTCGCCAAGCACCGCCGCCTGCGCGTCTCGCACGCCTTCCACTCGGTCCTGATGGAGCCGATGCTGGACGAGTTCCGCCAGGTCGTCGCCCAACTCGCCTTCGCCGCCCCGCGCGTCCCGGTCGTCTCGGCCGGCGACGTCACCGACCCGGAGTACTGGGTCCGGCAGGTCCGCGACACCGTCCGCTTCGGCGACGCCCTGTCGCGGCTCACCGAAGCCGGCGTGACGCGGTTCGCCGAGATCGGCCCGGACGCCGTGCTGTCCGGCCTGGTCGACGCGGCCGTCGTCGTACCCCTGTCCCGCCGCGACCACGACGAGGACACCACGCTGGTCACCGGGCTCGCCGCACTGCACGTCGGCGGCGGCACCGTCGACTGGACGGCCGTGCTCCCCGGGGCCCGCCTGGTCGACCTGCCCACCTACCCGTTCCAACGCGAACGCTACTGGCCGACGCTCACCGTCCGCGCCGGCAACGCCGCCGGGCTCGGTCTCGCCGCCGTCCGCCACCCGCTGCTCGGCGCCGCCCTCGACGTCGCCGGGACGACCGAGTCCCTGCTCACCGGCACGCTCTCGCTGGCCACACAGCCGTGGCTGGCGGCGCACCTGGACGACGGCCGGATCACCTTCCCCGGCAACGGATTCCTCGAACTCGCCCTGCGTGCGGCCCGCAACCTCGGCTGCCCGGAGATCGCCGAGCTGACGCTCACCACGCCGCTGGTGCTCGGCCCGTCCGACGCCCTCGTGCTGCAGGTGCGGGTCGGCTCGCCCGAGGCCGACGGCAGCCGCCCGATCGACGTCCACAGCGCGCCCGCCGGCACCGACGTGCCGGACTGGACCCACCACGCCACCGGCACCCTCGCCGCCGGCCCCGGCCCGGAACCCGCGGTGCTGACCGAAGGCGCGTACCGCACGGACATCACCCTGCCGGACACCCTCGATGGCCACTTCGACCTCCATCCGCTGCTGCTCGGCGAAGCGCTGCGCGCCTGCGTCGCCGACGGTGAGCCCGCCCCGGAGCCCCGGGTCTGGCGCGGCGTTTCCCTGCACGCCCAGGGCGTGACCCGGCTGCGGCTGCGGGTGGCGCCGCTCGGCGACGCATCCGTGAGCCTGGCCCTGCTCGACTCGGCGGACCGGCCGGTGTTCGTGGCCGGTGAGGTCGAGTTCGCCGGCGGCACCGGCCTGGCGAATCTGTCCGGCCTGGCCGCCGGGCCCGTGCCGCGCGTCGCCGCCAGCCCGCTGGCCGGGAACTGGGCCGACCTCGGCGAGGCCGACCGCACCCGCGCGGCCGAAGACCTGGTCCGCACCACCGTCGCGGCCGTGCTCGGCCACGGCGACACCGGCGCCGTCGGCACCGGCCAGCCGTTCACCGACCTCGGCTTCGACTCGATGATGTCGGTCGAACTCCGCAACCGCCTGACCGCCGCGACGACCCTGGACCTGCCGGCCACGCTCGTGTTCGACCACCCCACCCCGGCCGACGTCGCGCAGCTGCTGCTCGCCGGCCTCTTCGGGGAAGCCGAGCGCAGCGGCCCGGTCCGCCGCACCCGGGCGCGCGGTGACGACCCGGTCGTCATCGTCGGCATGAGCTGCCGCTACCCCGGCGGCGTCCGGTCCCCGGCCGACCTCTGGACCATGGTCTCGAACGGCGACGACGCCGTCGGCCCGTTCCCCGCCGACCGCGGCTGGGACCTGGCCTCGCTCGCCGCGGGCGCGTCCGCCACGACCTACGGCGGGTTCCTCGACGAGATCGACCGCTTCGACGCGTCCTTCTTCGGCATCTCGCCCCGCGAGGCCCTCGCCATGGACCCGCAGCAGCGCCAGGTGCTCGAGACGTCGTGGGAAGCCCTGGAAGACGCCGGGATCGACCCGCTCGGCCTGCGCGCCAGCGCCACCGGCGTGTTCGTCGGCACCAACGGCCAGGACTACGCGAGTGTGCTCGCCGGCAGCGACGCCGACGTCGGCGCGCACGCGGGCCTCGGCAACGCGGCCAGCGCCGTCTCCGGCCGGGTGTCCTACGTGCTGGGCCTCGAAGGTCCGTCGATGACCGTCGACACGGCCTGTTCGTCGTCGCTGGTCGCACTGCACCTGGCGAGCCAGGCGCTGCGGGGCGGCGAGTGTTCGCTCGCCCTCGTCGGCGGCGTGCTGGTGATGTCCAGCGCCAACTACTTCCTCGGCACCAGCCAGCAGGGCGGCCTCGCCCCGGACGGGCGTTGCAAGGCGTTCGCCGACGCGGCCGACGGCACCGGCTGGGCCGAAGGCGTCGGCATGCTCGTCGTCGAACGCCTCTCCGACGCGCGTCGCAACGGCCACGAAGTCCTCGCCGTGGTGCGCGGCTCCGCGGTCAACTCCGACGGCGCGTCCAACGGCATCACCGCTCCCAACGGCCCGTCCCAGCGCCGGGTGATCCGCGCCGCGCTGGAAGACGCCGGACTGTCCACATCGGACGTCGACGTCGTCGAAGCACACGGCACCGGGACCACTCTCGGCGACCCGATCGAGGCGCAGGCGCTGCTGGCCACCTACGGTCAGGACCGCGAGAACCCGCTGCTGCTCGGCTCGTTCAAGTCCAACATCGGGCACACCCAGGCGGCCGCCGGGGTCGGCGGGATCATCAAGATGGTCCAGGCGATGCGGCACGGCGTCGTACCGCCGACCCTGCACGTCGACGCCCCGTCGTCCCATGTGGACTGGACGACCGGCGCCATCGAGCTGGTCACCGAGCCGACGCCGTGGCCCGCCGCCGAACGCCCGCGCCGCGCCGGCGTCTCCGCTTTCGGCGTCAGCGGTACGAACGCCCACGTCGTCCTGGAACAGGCCCCGGCCGCCCCGGCACGCAAGCCGGACCCGGAGCCCGCAGTCGTCCCGTGGGTGCTGTCCGCGGCGAGCCGTTCCGCGCTCGAGGCGCAGGCCGCCCGGCTGATCGAAACGGACAGCACGCCGCTCGCCGCCACTGGCCTCGCCCTCGCGACTCACCGTGCCGCGCTGCACCACCGCGCGGTCGTCGTCGGCGCGGACCCGGCCGCGCTGCGGTCCGGACTGACCGCGCTGGCCGCCGGTGACGAGGCCGGGAACGTCGTCGAGGGTACGGCCCGCGACGGCGGTCTCGCGCTGCTGTTCACCGGGCAGGGCTCGCAGCGGCTCGGCATGGGCCGCGACCTGCACGCCCGCTTCCCGGTCTTCCGCGACGCCTTCGACGAGGTCTGCGCACAGTTCGAGGGGCCACTGAGCGACGTCGTCTTCGGCGACGACGCCGAGCTGCTCGACACGACCGGCTGGGCGCAGCCCGCGATCTTCGCGCTGGAAGTCGCGCTGCTGCGGCTGATCGAATCCTGGGGCGTGCGGGCCGACCACTTCGCCGGCCACTCGATCGGCGAGATCGCCGCCGCGCACGGCGCCGGGGTGCTGTCCCTGGAAGACGCGTGTACGCTCGTCGCCGCCCGGGCCCGCCTGATGCAGGAGCTGCCCGAGGGCGGCGCGATGATCGCGCTGCGGGCGAGCGCCGACGAGGTGCGGCCGCTGCTCGGCCCGGACGTCTCGCTCGCCGCGATCAACGGGCCCGCGTCCGTCGTGATCGCCGGGACCGAAGCGGCCGCCGAAGCCGTCGCCGCGCACTTCGGGAAGGCCCGGCGGATCACCGTCAGCCACGCCTTCCACTCGCCGTTGATGGAACCGATGCTGGACGACTTCGCGAAGGTCGTCGCCGGGCTCGACCTGCGTGTGCCGCGCCGGGCGGTCGTGTCCGCCGTGACCGGGAGGCCCGAGCGGGAACTGCTGGCCACCGCGCAGTACTGGGTAGACCACGTCCGCCAGACCGTCCGGTTCGGTGACGTCGTCGCGGACCTCGCCGCCCGCGGGGTCACCCGGTTCGTCGAGGTCGGCCCGGACGGCGTGCTGTCCGGCATGGCCGCGGAGACCCTGGACGACGCCCTGCTCGTGCCGCTGCTGCGGGCGGGCCGCGACGAAGAGACGACCGTCGTCACCGCGCTGGCCCGCCTGCACGCCGACGGCGTCGACGTGGCCTGGGACGCGTTCTTCGCCGGGGCCGACGCGCGCGGCGTCAGCCTGCCGACCTACCCGTTCGCGGGGGAGCGGTTCTGGCCGCAGCCGGCGGCCGTCGCGACGCCGGTGGAGAGCGGTGGCGACGAAGAGTTCTGGGCCGCCCTCGACGGCGCCGACTTCACCGGACTGGCCGCGGAACTCGACGCCGACGCCGACGAACTCGCCCGCGTTCTGCCCGCGCTTTCCGCACGCCGCAAGGGACATGTGGACCGCACGGTCACCGACGGCTGGCGCTACCGCGTCGACTGGCAGCCCCTGACGGCCACCGCCGCACCGCGTCGCGAAGACTGGCTGGTCGCCGTGCCAGCCGCCCTCGACGGCGACGAGCGGATCGACGTCATCGTGGACGCGCTCGGCGCCGACACCGTCCGGCTGGTCGTCGACACCCCGGACCGCGACGTCCTCCACGACCGGATCACCGCCCTGCTCGAGAGTTTTCCGCGCCCGGCGGGGGTTCTGTCCCTGCTCGCGCTGGACGAGGAACCCGCGGTCGACACGCCGTCGGTGCCCGCCGGGCTCGCGACGACGGCCGCGCTCGTCCAGGCCCTCGGCGACGCCGGGGTCGACGCGCCGCTGTGGTGCGTGACCACCGGCGCTGTCCGGATCGGCCCGGCCGACGCGGCCGGGAGCCTGGCGCAGGCCGCCGTCTGGGGCCTGGGCCGGGTGGCCGCGATGGAGTATCCCGGCCGCTGGGGCGGGCTCGTCGACCTGCCCGTCGACTTCGACCCCCGTGCGCTCACCCGGCTGCCCGCGACGCTGGCCGCGGCGGGGGAGGAGGACCAGCTCGCGCTGCGCCCGGGTGGCGCGCACGTCCGCCGTCTCGTCCCCGCCCCGGCCGGAGCGCCGGTCCCGGACCGGGCCGCCGTCCCGAAGGACGGCACGATCATCGTCACCGGTGGTACCGGCGCGCTGGGCGGGAAGCTCGCGCACTGGCTCGCCGACGAAGGCGCCGGGCACATCGTCCTCACCAGCCGTCGCGGCCTCGACGCGCCCGGTGCGCGGGAACTCGCCGACGACCTGACCGCGGCCGGGGCCCGGGTGACCGTCGCCGCCTGCGACGTCTCCGACAAGACCGCGCTGGCCGGCCTCATCAGCGGTCTGCCGGAGGAGTTCCCGCTGCGGGGCGTGGTGCACGCCGCCGGTGTGCTCGACGACTGCGTGGTCGACGCCGTCGACCCGGGCCGTTTCGAGACCGTGCTGCGGCCGAAGACGGCCGCCGCGCTCAATCTGCACGAACTGACCGCGGACCACGACCTGAGCATGTTCGTGTTGTTCGCCTCGATCGCCGGCACCGTCGGCGGGCCCGGCCAGGGCAGCTACGCCGCTGCCAACGCCGTGCTCGACGCCCTCGCCGAACAACGCGCCCGGGCCGGGCTGGCCGCGACGTCGGTCGCCTGGGGCGCCTGGGGCGAGGTCGGCATGGCCGCCGACCCGGCGATCCAGGAACGCATGCGCCGCAGTGGCGCCGCGGCCCTCGCGCCGAGACGCGCGCTCCTCGCCCTCGGCGAGGCCCTGCGCCGCGGTGACGTCTCCCTGACCGTCGCCGACATCGACTGGAGCCGCTACGCGCCGGGCATGGCGCTGATGCGGATGACGCACCTGCTCGACGGAGTGCCGGCCGCCCGCGCCGCCGTCGAGGCCGCGCGGCGCGAACCGGAATCCACGGAAGAGTCCCTGGTGGACGAACTCGCCGCGATGTCCGAACCGGAGCGGGTCAGCACGCTGTCCCGCGCAGTGCGGACGGCCGCCGCGATGATCCTCGGGCACTCCTCGCCCGACGCGATCGAGCCGGAGGCGAAGTTCGGCGGCCTGGGCTTCGACTCGCTGAGCGCGGTCGAGTTCCGCAACCTCCTGGCTCGCCGCACCGGGCTGAACCTGGCGCAGGGCATCGTCTTCGACCACCCGACGCCGCTCGCGCTCGCGCAGTACCTGCGGACCGAGCTGGTGCCGGCGGACCGGCCCGCGGCCGATCCGCTGACCGAAGAACTGGACCGGCTGGAACGGGCGCTGGCGGGCGCCCAGCTCAGTGACATCCGCAAGGACGACCTCACCCGACGGCTGCACGGGCTGCTCGACGGGATGCGGTCCGACCGCGTCGCCGGCGACGTCGTCCTCGCGGCCTCGGACGACGAAATGTTCGACCTGCTCGGCAAGGAGTTCGGGATCTCGTGA